In Beijerinckia indica subsp. indica ATCC 9039, the genomic window GGCGCGGCAGGCGATCAAAGCTTTGAACCCTGACGTGGTGACACTCGATGTCGAAATGCCGAATATGAACGGCCTCGACTTTCTCGAGAAGATCATGCGATTGCGGCCGACGCCGGTGATCATGGTGTCGAACCTGACCGCGCAAGGCACGGCGGCCACAATCAAGGCTCTCGAAATCGGTGCTTTCGATTGTATCGCGAAGCCGGTCTCCGGTGAGGTGGATCTGTTCGGCGAACTTGCGAGCAAGGTCAAGGCCGCGGCTGGCGCGACAATGCGGCAGCGGCCACAGTCCGAACCTTTGAGCCGGCCGGAGTCTTTCGCGGCGACGCGCGAGATCTATCATCCCGGTGGCCGCCTCGTCGCCATCGGTTCCTCGACAGGCGGCGTTGAGGCCTTGATCACCATTCTGTCCGGTTTTCCGCAAAATTGCCCTCCCACAGTCATCGCCCAGCACATGCCGGCGGGCTTTACGCGCAGCTTCGCGGAACGGCTGAACCGCCTTTGCCAGCCGCAGGTTTGCGAAGCTAGCGATGGCGCACTGCTGGAAATGGGCCGCGTATATCTTGCTCCCGGCGGGCTGTGCCATCTCGAAATCTCTGGAACCTCTCTTTACGGTTCAACCCCCTGGCGCTGCCGCTTGCGTCCTACCGATCCTGTGAACGGGCATCGTCCCTCGGTCGATGTGTTGTTTGCTTCCGTTGCCAAGGCGGCAGGCTCCAACAGTGTCGGCGTGATCTTGACCGGCATGGGCCGTGATGGTGCTCAAGGTCTCCTCGCCATGCGTCAAAGTGGGGCGCGCACCTTTGGTCAGGATGAGGCCAGCTCCCTCGTTTATGGCATGCCTAAGGCCGCATACGAAATCGGCGCCGTTGAGAGACAGGTCGCCCTGCCAAGACTCAGGGCCGAAATCCTCCGCGCCACCAATTTAGAAGGAGAAGAAAAATGCCTTTCGCCGCTGCAGTGAGAGTGCTCATCGTCGATGATCAATTGACCAGCCGGCTTCTTATTCGTGGCGGGCTCGAGGATCTCGGTATGGCGGATATTGAAATGGCTTCCAATGGTGAGGAAGCACTCAAAAATCTATCGAGCAAGCCGGCACATCTCATCATTTCAGATTTCAACATGCCGAAGCTCGATGGCATCGGCCTTTTGCGCGCAGTGAGGGCACATGAACAGACCCGCAAAATCCCTTTCATCATGCTGACCGGCAAGGGTGACAGAGCCTTGATGGAGCGAGCGGCCCAGGCGGGAGTCAATAATTTTCTCGCCAAGCCTTTCACCGTGCCGGTTCTCAAGACCCAGATCGAAGCGGTGATTGGGAAGCTCAAATGACGCGACCCGATCACGCGTCTCGCAATGCTGTCAGGCCTTTGGATACAGGTAAGGTGCCTGACTTGACCGCGACGCTCAAAAATCCTGGGTTGAAGAATCTTGAGCCGAAGAGTCTCGAAATGGAGCGGCGCATTCATGTCATCCAAGGAGAATATTACGTTGCCGACGATCCCGATGTGGTGTTGACAACCGTGCTTGGTTCGTGTGTCGCCGCTTGTATCCGTGATCCAATTGCCTTGGTCGGCGGCATGAATCATTTTCTACTGCCTGGTCAGGACAGTTCTCAGGATCAGAGCGGTGCTATGAAATTTGGGGAAGCCGAGCGCTACGGTGCGCATTTGATGGAACTGTT contains:
- a CDS encoding protein-glutamate methylesterase/protein-glutamine glutaminase, with amino-acid sequence MRQIRVLVVDDSVTMRRLISMVLRRDREIDVVGEAGDPFEARQAIKALNPDVVTLDVEMPNMNGLDFLEKIMRLRPTPVIMVSNLTAQGTAATIKALEIGAFDCIAKPVSGEVDLFGELASKVKAAAGATMRQRPQSEPLSRPESFAATREIYHPGGRLVAIGSSTGGVEALITILSGFPQNCPPTVIAQHMPAGFTRSFAERLNRLCQPQVCEASDGALLEMGRVYLAPGGLCHLEISGTSLYGSTPWRCRLRPTDPVNGHRPSVDVLFASVAKAAGSNSVGVILTGMGRDGAQGLLAMRQSGARTFGQDEASSLVYGMPKAAYEIGAVERQVALPRLRAEILRATNLEGEEKCLSPLQ
- a CDS encoding response regulator; this encodes MPFAAAVRVLIVDDQLTSRLLIRGGLEDLGMADIEMASNGEEALKNLSSKPAHLIISDFNMPKLDGIGLLRAVRAHEQTRKIPFIMLTGKGDRALMERAAQAGVNNFLAKPFTVPVLKTQIEAVIGKLK